From Shewanella psychrophila, a single genomic window includes:
- a CDS encoding YgiQ family radical SAM protein — protein MQVESTLFTYPKYRPEQTKAAPFLPMSRKEMKKLGWDTCDIIIVTGDAYVDHPSFGMAVIGRMLESQGFRVGIISQPDWSNKEDFMKLGKPNLYFGVTSGNMDSMINRYTAERRMRHDDAYTAGNIGGKRPDRAVTVYTQRCKEAYKQVPVVIGGIEASLRRMAHYDYWSDKVRRSVILDAKADILAYGNAERPLVEISHRLAAGESIAELHDIRGTTVIRKEPLAEWKGMDSRKIDQLHKIDPIPNPYGADDVGCKNLSGPSDVKIFDNEAPKAISVQAPRPKPWEKTYVLLPSYEKVSGDKYLYAHASRILHQEQNPGCARALFQRHAERAIWINPPAWPLSTEEMDGVFGLSYQRVPHPSYGSEKIPAYDMIKTSINIMRGCFGGCSFCSITEHEGRIIQSRSQESIVKEIKDIQDKVPGFTGVISDLGGPTANMYHLGCKSEKAEKTCRRISCIFPDICGHMDTDHQPTIDLYRAARDVPGIKKILIASGVRYDLASEDPRYVKELATHHVGGYLKIAPEHTEDGPLNKMMKPGMGTYEKFKELFDKYSKEAGKKQYLIPYFISAHPGTTNEDMVNLALWLKGEKFKLDQVQNFYPSPMANATTIYHTGLNSLKNVKHTSEQVTVPKKGRQRKLHKALLRYHDEAGWPMIREALIEMGREELIGNSPSCLVPTESRHEREAMRNKGKDGAKKANSNASSDGKKAFTRFSEDQFADRKPKGKTGSSSKNQDGKASGTQGSSANSQKKRPAKKNVWGTTPKHQR, from the coding sequence ATGCAAGTTGAATCCACCCTCTTTACTTATCCTAAATATCGTCCAGAGCAAACTAAGGCAGCGCCTTTCTTGCCAATGTCTCGTAAAGAGATGAAGAAATTAGGCTGGGATACCTGCGACATCATCATAGTCACAGGCGATGCCTATGTGGATCATCCTAGCTTCGGTATGGCAGTGATTGGCCGTATGCTCGAGTCTCAAGGTTTCAGGGTCGGTATTATCTCTCAACCTGACTGGTCTAATAAAGAAGACTTCATGAAACTGGGTAAGCCGAATCTCTATTTCGGAGTGACTTCGGGCAACATGGACTCGATGATCAACCGTTATACCGCCGAGCGTCGCATGCGTCATGATGATGCCTATACAGCTGGAAATATAGGGGGTAAGCGCCCCGATCGCGCCGTAACAGTCTATACCCAGAGGTGTAAGGAAGCTTACAAGCAAGTGCCTGTTGTCATAGGTGGTATAGAAGCTAGTTTGCGCCGCATGGCTCACTACGATTATTGGTCTGATAAGGTCCGCCGCAGTGTGATCTTAGACGCGAAAGCAGATATTCTGGCTTATGGTAATGCTGAGCGCCCTCTGGTTGAGATCTCCCATAGATTGGCTGCGGGTGAGTCGATAGCAGAACTGCACGATATTCGTGGTACCACAGTGATACGTAAAGAGCCACTCGCCGAATGGAAGGGCATGGATTCACGTAAGATAGATCAGCTGCATAAGATTGACCCTATTCCTAATCCCTACGGCGCCGATGATGTGGGTTGTAAAAACCTCTCCGGTCCGTCGGATGTGAAAATTTTTGATAACGAAGCTCCTAAAGCGATTAGCGTACAGGCTCCGAGGCCAAAACCTTGGGAGAAGACCTATGTCCTGCTACCTAGCTATGAAAAAGTCTCTGGCGATAAATATCTTTATGCTCATGCGTCTAGAATTTTGCACCAGGAACAGAACCCGGGCTGTGCCCGTGCGCTATTTCAGCGTCATGCCGAGCGAGCCATCTGGATAAATCCTCCTGCTTGGCCGCTAAGCACCGAAGAGATGGATGGTGTTTTTGGTCTCTCTTATCAGAGAGTACCTCATCCATCTTATGGCAGTGAGAAGATCCCTGCCTATGATATGATTAAGACCTCGATTAACATCATGCGTGGTTGTTTCGGTGGCTGTTCATTCTGTTCTATCACCGAACACGAAGGACGTATAATCCAAAGCCGTTCACAAGAGTCTATTGTGAAGGAGATTAAAGATATTCAGGACAAGGTGCCAGGTTTTACCGGAGTAATTTCAGACTTAGGTGGCCCTACGGCTAACATGTATCACTTAGGCTGTAAGAGTGAGAAAGCCGAGAAGACCTGTCGTCGTATCTCTTGTATTTTCCCTGACATTTGTGGCCATATGGATACCGATCATCAGCCGACGATCGATCTGTACCGCGCGGCGCGAGATGTGCCAGGCATTAAGAAAATCTTGATTGCGTCCGGGGTTCGTTATGATCTGGCATCTGAAGATCCACGCTACGTAAAAGAGCTGGCGACTCACCATGTTGGTGGCTACCTTAAAATTGCTCCAGAGCATACCGAGGATGGCCCGCTTAATAAGATGATGAAGCCGGGCATGGGCACCTATGAAAAGTTTAAGGAGTTGTTCGACAAATACTCCAAGGAAGCAGGTAAGAAGCAGTATCTTATCCCTTACTTTATCTCGGCACATCCGGGAACGACCAATGAAGATATGGTCAACCTGGCGCTATGGCTTAAAGGTGAGAAGTTCAAGCTAGATCAGGTGCAGAACTTCTATCCATCTCCGATGGCAAATGCGACCACCATTTATCATACCGGACTGAATTCACTGAAAAATGTAAAACACACCAGTGAACAGGTGACTGTGCCGAAGAAGGGCCGTCAGCGAAAATTACACAAGGCACTGCTGCGGTATCATGATGAAGCTGGTTGGCCTATGATCCGCGAAGCCCTAATTGAGATGGGTAGAGAGGAGCTTATAGGTAATAGCCCCAGCTGTCTGGTTCCGACCGAGTCCCGTCATGAACGTGAAGCCATGCGTAACAAGGGGAAGGACGGTGCTAAGAAAGCTAACAGTAATGCCTCTTCCGATGGCAAGAAGGCCTTTACCCGCTTCTCGGAAGATCAATTTGCCGACAGGAAGCCTAAGGGCAAGACTGGCAGCTCTTCAAAGAATCAGGACGGGAAGGCATCAGGTACGCAAGGGAGTAGTGCCAATAGCCAGAAGAAACGTCCGGCGAAAAAGAATGTCTGGGGTACCACACCTAAGCATCAAAGATAG
- a CDS encoding MAPEG family protein: MSVVISGLYISLTAILVVALAMRVVKLRRKHKIGLGSADNKALELATRVHANLVENAPIAMILLLLAELNDLSGIYLHLLGIVWIIGRILHAVGLTQGKGGYHLGRFWGGLLSWSVILILAIFNITHFVLDSMGYLV, from the coding sequence ATGTCTGTGGTTATTTCGGGTCTGTATATCAGTTTAACGGCGATATTAGTGGTGGCATTGGCCATGCGGGTAGTCAAGTTACGCCGCAAACATAAGATAGGCCTAGGTAGTGCAGACAATAAAGCGCTTGAGCTCGCGACCCGAGTTCATGCTAACTTAGTTGAGAATGCGCCTATTGCTATGATCTTACTGCTGCTGGCGGAATTGAACGATCTCTCTGGCATCTATCTACACCTGCTCGGAATCGTCTGGATCATAGGTCGTATCTTACATGCAGTTGGCTTGACCCAAGGCAAAGGTGGTTATCATCTTGGGCGGTTCTGGGGCGGGCTACTCAGTTGGTCAGTCATTTTGATCTTAGCCATTTTTAATATCACTCACTTTGTTCTGGACTCAATGGGTTACTTGGTTTAG
- a CDS encoding phosphomannomutase, with product MLLSSDVIKTSGIAFGTSGARGLVSLFTNEVCAAFTHAFVAIQLKNSNIKHVAIAMDNRPSSFRMAMACAKALEQLGIEAIYYGVLPTPALAYTAMQDNMPCIMVTGSHIPFDRNGLKFYLPDGEISKSDEQEILCTKAEFSPIDDIPNLAVNPRAARLYIQRYTSLFDTSFLAGKRIGIYEHSSSGRDLYFEIFSALGAEIISLERSDKFVPIDTEAVSDEDIAKAQLWSEQYSLDAIFSTDGDGDRPLVADENGTWLRGDILGLICANALHIKALAIPVNSNTAIESSAYFSHVKRTKIGSPYVIAEFSALAKNYETIAGFEANGGFLLGSDVRFEQHTIKALPTRDAVLPTLMLFSGSKHDTISALVDSLPKRVTYSDRIKNFATDRSQIILSLGQEKPNQLLKALGFKEVLIRSLDYTDGLRMTLKDSRIIHLRPSGNAPELRCYAEADSVYMAKSIVNKCLDKITVDGFIDLLSQ from the coding sequence ATGTTATTAAGTTCAGATGTGATTAAGACTAGTGGTATAGCCTTCGGCACCAGCGGTGCTCGTGGGCTAGTCTCTCTGTTTACCAATGAGGTTTGTGCAGCTTTTACCCATGCATTTGTCGCTATTCAGCTGAAAAACTCCAATATCAAGCATGTTGCCATCGCAATGGATAACCGCCCAAGTAGTTTTCGAATGGCGATGGCCTGTGCCAAGGCGTTAGAACAGCTGGGAATCGAAGCTATCTATTATGGAGTACTCCCCACTCCCGCACTAGCATATACAGCCATGCAAGATAATATGCCTTGTATCATGGTTACTGGAAGTCACATCCCATTTGACCGTAACGGCTTAAAATTTTATCTCCCTGATGGAGAGATCAGTAAGTCTGATGAACAAGAGATACTATGTACTAAGGCAGAATTTTCTCCCATAGATGACATCCCCAACCTTGCTGTTAATCCGCGTGCTGCCAGGCTTTATATTCAACGTTACACATCATTGTTCGATACTTCGTTTCTCGCAGGCAAGCGCATTGGTATTTATGAACACTCCAGCTCGGGGCGTGATTTATATTTTGAGATATTCTCGGCCCTGGGGGCCGAGATTATCTCTTTAGAACGAAGCGATAAATTTGTACCAATCGATACAGAGGCTGTATCCGATGAGGACATAGCAAAAGCTCAACTCTGGTCTGAGCAATATTCTCTCGATGCCATATTCTCTACCGATGGTGATGGCGACCGCCCTCTCGTTGCCGATGAGAATGGCACTTGGCTACGAGGTGATATTTTAGGCTTGATCTGTGCTAATGCACTGCATATTAAAGCGCTCGCAATACCAGTAAATAGCAATACGGCCATAGAAAGCAGCGCATATTTCTCCCATGTGAAGCGAACAAAAATTGGTTCACCCTATGTCATTGCTGAATTTTCTGCTCTGGCAAAAAACTATGAAACAATTGCAGGCTTTGAAGCTAATGGGGGCTTCTTGTTAGGCAGCGATGTAAGATTCGAGCAACATACAATTAAAGCACTGCCAACTCGAGATGCCGTCTTACCTACATTAATGCTATTTTCAGGATCTAAGCATGACACTATTTCAGCCTTAGTCGACTCCCTCCCCAAAAGAGTGACATACAGCGACCGTATAAAAAACTTCGCCACGGATCGTAGCCAAATCATTCTGAGCCTAGGCCAAGAAAAACCGAACCAGCTACTCAAGGCCTTAGGATTTAAAGAAGTATTAATTCGAAGCCTTGATTACACCGATGGTTTACGAATGACGCTCAAAGACAGCAGAATTATTCACCTACGCCCCTCAGGAAATGCCCCCGAACTCAGGTGTTACGCCGAGGCTGATTCCGTATACATGGCAAAATCTATAGTAAACAAATGCTTAGACAAGATCACAGTCGATGGATTTATAGATCTCTTATCCCAATAA
- a CDS encoding ShlB/FhaC/HecB family hemolysin secretion/activation protein, with the protein MLTDGEAFEREDTSPKLTQKKLIRKIVVSSNPIFDESDPDAFFIHRWANYLHINTREATIINKLSLATGDRITQKNLDEAQRLLRYEPYIRDAKVSLVEKAPDSDITEEGDTLLVETWDNWSLLPTLSLSHSGGESKYSIGIKEDNLLGYGIRTRVKYKSDADRSGYKISLEAPLDSFIKHSKVAFNYQDNSDGEATQFYFNKPFYTLDTQDMYSAMYSDDLRVDTLRQNGIDINEFEQQHDFNNVMYGWQVSKSDNSRTRIITGITQDKSQFANVEQYPDSALPQDRDFLYPWLAYEFLQDDFKVLNNIHLINYNEDFNLGWHHYFKLGLETQDISDSSPVGYHLNWKTTRGYQADTELLLLGFDGEGAFSTSQKDFYKVNLSAEYFHQISPKWTAYVKTRLSKSRNNYLDKTFALGDDTGIRGYPNDYQHGDNQWLFTTEIRNYPNINLYQLAELGWAAFVDVGQAYGGPDENNEISGPIGSIGVGARIYSSRSSYGNVAHIDFSFPFTSGVEVNSWEWRFQVRNRF; encoded by the coding sequence ATGCTGACTGACGGCGAAGCTTTTGAACGAGAGGACACCAGCCCCAAACTCACCCAGAAGAAGCTTATTCGAAAAATTGTGGTCTCCAGTAATCCTATCTTCGATGAGTCAGATCCCGATGCCTTTTTTATCCATCGCTGGGCTAATTACCTGCATATCAATACCCGTGAAGCCACCATTATCAATAAATTAAGCTTAGCGACCGGCGACAGAATCACCCAAAAAAATCTCGATGAGGCTCAACGTCTATTGAGATATGAGCCCTACATACGCGATGCAAAAGTTAGCTTGGTAGAAAAAGCACCCGATTCCGATATTACCGAAGAGGGAGATACACTCCTGGTAGAGACTTGGGATAACTGGTCGCTGTTACCGACTCTTAGCCTGAGTCATAGCGGCGGAGAGAGTAAGTACTCCATAGGCATTAAAGAAGATAACTTACTTGGCTACGGTATACGTACCCGGGTTAAGTACAAATCTGACGCCGATAGAAGCGGCTATAAAATCTCACTGGAAGCACCACTGGATAGTTTTATCAAGCACTCAAAAGTCGCCTTCAACTATCAAGATAATAGCGACGGAGAGGCGACACAGTTTTACTTCAACAAACCCTTTTATACCTTAGATACCCAAGACATGTATTCGGCCATGTACAGCGATGATCTCAGGGTCGATACCCTTAGACAAAATGGCATCGACATCAACGAGTTTGAACAGCAACATGACTTTAATAACGTGATGTATGGATGGCAGGTGAGTAAGAGCGACAACTCTCGAACTCGCATTATCACTGGTATCACCCAAGATAAAAGCCAATTTGCCAACGTTGAGCAATATCCCGACTCAGCTCTCCCCCAAGACAGGGACTTTCTCTATCCCTGGCTCGCCTATGAGTTTTTGCAAGATGACTTCAAGGTGCTAAACAATATCCACCTCATCAACTATAACGAAGACTTTAATCTAGGTTGGCACCATTACTTTAAATTAGGCCTAGAGACCCAAGATATTTCTGACAGCAGCCCGGTTGGATACCACCTGAACTGGAAAACCACTCGTGGCTATCAGGCCGATACAGAGCTTCTCCTACTGGGCTTTGACGGTGAAGGAGCATTTTCTACCAGCCAAAAAGACTTCTACAAGGTAAACTTGAGCGCGGAATACTTCCATCAGATAAGTCCTAAATGGACGGCTTACGTTAAGACTAGGCTAAGTAAATCTAGGAATAACTATCTAGATAAAACCTTTGCCTTAGGTGACGACACGGGTATACGTGGCTACCCTAACGATTACCAACATGGTGATAACCAATGGTTATTTACCACAGAGATCCGCAACTACCCAAATATTAACTTATATCAACTCGCCGAACTCGGCTGGGCTGCTTTTGTCGATGTAGGTCAGGCCTATGGCGGGCCCGATGAAAATAATGAAATATCGGGTCCAATAGGAAGCATAGGAGTAGGCGCGAGAATCTATTCATCTCGCTCGAGTTACGGCAATGTGGCCCACATAGACTTCAGCTTCCCTTTCACCTCAGGCGTAGAGGTTAACAGCTGGGAATGGCGCTTTCAGGTAAGAAACCGATTTTAA
- a CDS encoding threonine/serine ThrE exporter family protein — MDNEEFLEKRRFIIKLGKSLHKFGTPAYRLEAHLQAVSNLLGLEGYFLISPTAMTFVLQHDTDQEYNHVARVNPGELDLGSLARTDELVEELVSGKRTLTEALERLEEIANKPNPYSNKLTLLAFGSSAGAFAMLMGTSWSDVFWSALLGLMVYGLVYRAEHSKRMAEMLEPLAAILCAISATAISHFDPSINIPVVILSGIIIFIPGLALTLGMAELAARDLISGTARIMDAFMLLFKLYFGVILGMVVGSAIFGDAISFEPAPLPKWAIWSAVPILSMALVIIFKARMKDAPWGILAGIVAFFSSMLGGIYLGDSIGIFIGAFAVGVYSNLFARWMKAPASIALLQGIVILVPGSKTYIGLNTLILGETMLNQSHIGTQVFLIFMSLIAGLIFANVAVPPRRTL; from the coding sequence GTGGACAACGAAGAATTTCTTGAGAAACGACGTTTTATCATCAAGTTAGGAAAATCGTTACATAAATTCGGTACGCCAGCTTATCGGCTAGAAGCCCATCTGCAAGCCGTTTCAAATCTACTCGGGCTAGAGGGATACTTTCTGATATCCCCCACAGCCATGACATTTGTGCTGCAACACGATACCGATCAAGAGTATAATCATGTCGCACGCGTCAACCCCGGCGAGTTAGACCTTGGCTCTTTGGCTCGTACCGACGAGCTCGTCGAAGAGCTGGTTTCAGGTAAACGCACCCTAACTGAAGCTTTGGAACGTCTAGAAGAGATAGCCAACAAGCCTAATCCTTACAGCAATAAGCTCACTTTACTTGCATTTGGCAGCTCCGCAGGAGCCTTTGCTATGTTAATGGGCACCAGTTGGAGTGATGTATTCTGGTCTGCACTACTGGGCTTAATGGTTTATGGTTTGGTTTACCGTGCCGAGCATTCCAAACGTATGGCCGAGATGCTTGAACCCTTAGCGGCCATTCTCTGTGCCATATCAGCCACTGCTATCTCCCATTTCGACCCAAGTATTAATATTCCCGTGGTGATCCTCTCGGGCATCATCATCTTTATCCCCGGACTTGCGCTGACATTAGGCATGGCTGAGCTTGCCGCCAGAGATCTTATTTCAGGTACCGCACGCATCATGGATGCCTTCATGTTGCTGTTTAAACTCTATTTCGGCGTGATATTGGGCATGGTTGTCGGCTCAGCTATCTTCGGCGATGCCATTAGTTTCGAGCCAGCCCCTTTACCTAAATGGGCTATTTGGTCAGCTGTTCCGATTCTTTCTATGGCATTGGTTATTATCTTTAAAGCCCGCATGAAGGATGCTCCTTGGGGAATACTCGCCGGTATAGTCGCATTCTTCTCATCCATGCTAGGCGGCATCTACCTCGGGGATTCCATTGGTATATTCATCGGTGCATTCGCCGTTGGTGTCTATTCCAATTTATTTGCTCGATGGATGAAGGCACCGGCTTCTATCGCCCTGCTGCAAGGCATAGTGATCTTAGTACCCGGCAGTAAAACTTACATCGGGCTCAACACGCTTATCTTAGGTGAAACCATGCTTAATCAATCACACATAGGCACCCAGGTTTTTCTGATCTTTATGTCGCTAATCGCCGGACTCATTTTCGCCAACGTCGCAGTCCCTCCACGAAGAACGCTCTAG
- a CDS encoding mannose-1-phosphate guanylyltransferase/mannose-6-phosphate isomerase, which translates to MILPVIMAGGAGSRLWPMSRQMFPKQFLSLSGDSSMLQSTAMRLQGIEHAPAMVICNEEHRFSVAEQFRANKIPNSGIILEPVGRNTAPAIALAALMAVRNNNDPLLLVLAADHLIKNEQAFRQSVKTATEFAQAGKLVTFGIVPTAPETGYGYIKRGETCGNGEGYCVAEFVEKPNLITAQTYLDNKNYYWNSGMFLFKASRYLDELKTHCPEIYAACEQAISNTAQDLDFLRVDKAAFEACPDNSIDYAVMEPLCSTKGSDKVVVVPMDCGWSDVGSWSALWEVKDKDSNGNAFQGDVISIDTSNSYVHATDKLVATIGLEDVIIVETKDAILVSKQTEVQQVKKIVEQLKENRRSEWQHHREVYRPWGKYDSIDYGERFQVKHITVNPGAKLSVQMHHHRAEHWIVVSGTAKVTNGEQQILLTENQSTYIPIGTIHSLENPGKIPLELIEVQSGSYLGEDDIVRLEDRYGRKDEQV; encoded by the coding sequence ATGATTTTACCTGTAATAATGGCTGGCGGAGCAGGATCACGACTCTGGCCCATGTCGCGACAGATGTTCCCCAAACAATTTCTAAGCTTAAGCGGTGATAGCTCTATGCTGCAAAGCACGGCTATGCGCCTTCAGGGGATCGAACATGCCCCAGCCATGGTGATCTGTAATGAAGAGCATAGATTTTCGGTAGCTGAGCAGTTTCGAGCCAACAAAATACCCAATAGCGGGATTATTCTAGAGCCTGTAGGGCGTAACACGGCTCCGGCGATTGCCCTTGCAGCATTAATGGCTGTTAGAAATAATAATGACCCCTTATTGTTGGTATTAGCTGCCGATCACCTAATTAAAAATGAACAAGCCTTTCGTCAGTCAGTTAAAACGGCCACAGAGTTTGCTCAGGCAGGTAAGCTGGTTACTTTCGGTATTGTGCCTACAGCACCTGAAACAGGCTATGGCTACATAAAACGCGGTGAGACCTGCGGGAACGGCGAAGGCTATTGTGTCGCTGAGTTTGTGGAGAAACCCAACCTAATAACGGCTCAAACCTATCTGGATAACAAAAACTACTATTGGAACAGTGGAATGTTCCTTTTTAAAGCCAGTCGTTATTTAGACGAGCTTAAGACTCACTGCCCAGAGATCTATGCCGCATGCGAACAGGCTATCTCCAATACAGCACAAGACCTCGACTTCTTACGGGTGGATAAGGCCGCCTTTGAAGCATGCCCGGATAATTCTATCGATTACGCAGTGATGGAGCCTCTGTGCAGTACTAAGGGCTCGGATAAAGTTGTGGTCGTTCCTATGGATTGCGGATGGAGTGACGTAGGTAGCTGGTCTGCACTTTGGGAAGTGAAGGATAAGGACAGTAACGGCAATGCCTTCCAGGGCGATGTGATTAGCATAGATACCAGTAACTCCTATGTTCATGCTACCGATAAACTAGTAGCAACCATAGGATTAGAAGATGTGATAATCGTTGAAACAAAAGATGCAATCTTAGTTTCAAAACAGACAGAAGTTCAGCAAGTAAAAAAAATTGTTGAACAATTAAAAGAAAATCGGCGCAGTGAATGGCAGCACCACCGTGAAGTATATCGCCCCTGGGGCAAATATGACTCCATAGACTATGGTGAGCGTTTTCAGGTGAAACATATCACGGTAAACCCAGGCGCAAAGCTCTCTGTTCAGATGCATCACCATAGAGCCGAACATTGGATCGTTGTTTCCGGCACAGCAAAAGTAACCAACGGTGAACAACAAATCTTATTGACTGAAAACCAGTCCACATACATACCCATTGGCACTATCCACTCACTTGAAAACCCGGGTAAAATCCCGTTGGAACTTATCGAAGTGCAATCAGGTTCCTATCTTGGTGAAGATGATATTGTACGCCTTGAGGATCGCTACGGTCGCAAAGATGAGCAAGTGTAG